A window of Oryza glaberrima chromosome 2, OglaRS2, whole genome shotgun sequence genomic DNA:
GCATTCATTTTCCGCGTAGCACGAGTACTGAGAAAAGTCTTTGGCTATAGACGTTCGTCGACAGTGGCAGTCACGCACAGGTTAATTAACGCTGAAGATCAGCCGACGATTTATATATCGATCGAGGTGGTTAGCCGGTCATTACTGTCGTCTTAATTAACTTTCGACGGCCAGGTCAAACCGCCCCCTTTTAATTTCCTTCCTCCCGTAAAAGCTAATCTTTGTCTCTTCCAACCTCAttttgcaaaaatcgatttaaATGCTCCGACGTTGATTGATGCCTCCCCCGGTCGACTTGCCGCTCTCCTAATATCTCCACCCCGGATCTTCTCATCCACTAGTATTTTGTGACACATAATTTCTCACTAAtcactactactccctccatctacttttgatagtcatattttcaaatctaaaaagtttatttttgataggcatatttcaatccaacaacctatcatcttaatgattttctcgaatttaataCGTGACTCACCATTCTTACACACATGATTGactacatgggcattgagaaatgtaaatattaatgaatcgcttatttacgaggaatgactaatagcatgtttaaatggatgataagtagaattacttattcttggtctgtgtgtcaagatgaaatatgactatcaaaagtagatggagggagtactattcaCTAAGCAAGATAAACTCttttttcaaacattttttttattgtagaaCAGATCAGAACTTGATCTGTTTCGATGCAAGTAGtattccctccgtattttaatatagattaaatgtatgacgccgttgactttttatcctattcgttttatttattttttgtgaaaatataaaaatatttatctcatgcttaaagaacatttgatgatgaattaagtcacaataaaataaattataattacataaattttttgaataagacgagtggtcaaacgttgaaaaaaatgtcaacagcgtcatacattaaacggagttgctagaaatatggcgcTATATGCTACAGTCGATTTTTAATATAGCGTCATATGCTACAGTCGATAGTTACACCTtatttacaccccacttacatatgtaattagtatgtaattttcgaatttacaaatttaattttagtacttacatatgtaattttgagatttacattgtaaatatactaaaattacatatgtaatttagggacttacaatgtaaatacatgccgactatttttcgATGAAAAATATGAcgtcataaatatagctacaccctaCATTAAAATAATATGGAGATAGTAGCTGCTTGCGTCCTCTACAGTGCAGACACATGCAAAGGCTATATTATCATAAGCGATGCTGCTTATAACCAGACCTGGATGCGATTATCCACACCTTTCGGCCTAATCATGTCTACTAATCAGATCAGGAGATTTTTAAATTAGTCCCAAATCCGTCGAGCAGTGGCGTCTTGGTTGGCGCCagtgggtgggccccaccgttCACATGGCCCAGAAGcgacaggtgggcccccacCACCCTCCTCCCACGAGGCCACGAGACGAAACCGTTTTATTTTTCTCCACAATTTTCGCTTGGCTCGCGGCCGTCCACGTGTCCCCCACACCCGCCACGTCACCATCCTACCCCCACCTACCAATCCCATCCTCTCCCTCCCAAACAAACCGCTTAAATAAACCCCGGGAAATTCACCCACCCAATAAACCATTCGATTCGGAAAACTTCCCTTCTTCTTGATatgtcacttaaatagttataaaaaattaaaaaaaaattaaaaagtatattaatatttaatataacagtccacaaacatataagtttaaattcaacttctatatctcgtaacgaaaaaacaaattaaatcgcAGCTAGCTAACGTATATTGAGCTAAAATTGTTTTTTCGTTGCGACTTGCGAGATATAAAAGTTAcatttttatttatatgttagtggagtgatatattatatgttaatatatttttttaatttttggtgCAGCGATATCGCCCTGAGAGATCAAAATCCACTTGCATTCGATTCCTCGCTTATAAAGCGGGAGACCAGTGCACGCCTCGCCGCGCccgcgagctcgtcgtcgttaGCTTTGCTTCGTGGCGACATCGTCGAGCTCGCTTGCTTGGTTGGTGATGGAGATGGAGCTAGGGTTGGGAAGGTACTGGGGGGTTGGGGGGAGGCGGTGCGGCGCGtgcgcggtggcgccggcggcggtgcactGCCGGacgtgcgacggcggcggcggcggaggtgggtaTCTGTGCGCGGGGTGCGACGCGGAGCATGGGAGGGCGGGGCACGAGAGGGTGTGGGTGTGCGAGGTGTGCGAgctcgcgccggcggcggtcaCCTGCaaggccgacgcggcggcgctgtgcGCCGCCTGCGACTCCGACATCCACGACGCCAACCCGCTGGCCCGCCGCCACGAGCGCGTCCCCGTGCATCCGATCGGGTcatccgccgccccgccgccggacGCGCTCCTGCTCGGCGGGGAGaacgacgccgctgccgccgtcgacggcggcggcggcggcaaggaggtGAAGCTGGACTTCCTGTTCGCCGACTTCATGGACCCGTACCTCGGCGGCTCCCCCGAGCTCGCGCGCTTCCCTCACGCCGACAGCGTGGTGCCCAACCACAACGGATCGGCCGGTCCCGCGATGGAGCTGGgcttcgccggtggcggcggcgccgccgtcaaaCCGTCGTACAGCTCCTACACGGCGGCTTCCCTCGGCAACAGCGTAAGCTCTTGCCCTTCTCTTCCTCGATCGCGTCAAGAACACCTTGcatactcgatcgatcgatcgcttacATTTCCAATTTGTATTTCTTTCGATCGAGCAGGGCTCGTCGTCGGAGGTCGGGCTGGTGCCGGACGccatctgcggcggcggcggcggaatcaTCGAGCTCGACTTCGCGCAGTCCAAGGCGGCCTACCTGCCATACGCCTCGACCCCTAGCCATAGCGTAAGCTCTCGCAAGCACGCCATGAACACAAGAAATCACCTCAAGTTTTATCAAGATCCAACCATCTAACTAGTCTGTTTTTTCTGTAACCAGATGTCCTCGTCGATGGATAtgggcgtggcggcgccggagatgagcgacggcgcggcggcggcggccgggagggcGTACGCGGCGGAGGGGAGAGCGGCGCGGCTGATGCGATACCGGGAGAAGCGCAAGAACCGGCGGTTCGAGAAGACGATCCGGTACGCGTCGCGCAAGGCCTACGCCGAGACGCGCCCCCGCGTCAAGGGCCGTTTCGCCAAGCGCGCCGAcgaccacgacgccgccgcgccgccgccgcagatcaTGCTCGACTTCGCCGGCTACGGCGTCGTGCCTACCTTCTAGTGTTCTAGCTCATCGATCTGAACGTTTTTTGAGCTGGCAAATTGATCAAGCTGGCGTTGCATACGTACAACGTAGTACTTCAATTCACCATGCATAGGATTAGCCAAAGTTCTAGttgatcacaattcacaaacttgaaagttttttttagctaGCCTGATTGAGTTTTAGGCTAGTTTCTGCAATCGTGTTTGCTAGAACGGCTATAACTAGTTGTAGTTAATCTGGATTTTCTGTATGTATGGTGTTTGTAGTACcgatctgatgatgatgatgaagaaaaatatttgggcaaaatcgatcgatctcatccAGTTTCTAATTAACATGCATGCGATCGATTACGCGCGAGATCTGGATTGAGATTAAATACTCGATTGTTTGTGTGATAAATTATTGATGGGACGGCCGGCGACTTACTACTAGTATCAAGATCGTGACATGCTTGACTTGAATAGTAGTGGCAAAATCTGCAAAAAATAGTTcaggttcaaaaaaaaataatctgcaaaaaaaataattttacaagAGACCTCGGTTTGAATTATTACAAGCACGTGTGTTGGTCTCttgtaaaattattattttgcagattatttttttttcaaattacgTTGCGatgtaatttgaaaaaaaaaactaggtcCAAACTCTAATGTAGTCTTGAAAATTTTTTCTGAAAGGCCCTGCACTTTAAATGGAGCCCCAAGtctaaaataaagaaaatgggCCGTTGCGCTCGTTCGGCCCAGAAATGCCTGTGAGTTGGCTCTCAGCTTTTGCCAACTCAGAACGAACCTAATTGATAATAAAACTCATAATCccaaaaattaataaaaataattttaagaaTAATTAACCGTAAATACAAGCATTGTGTCAAATTTATGATTTAAACCCGGATGGACTGGTTAAACCTAACTTGTTGAGCTAAGCTCACTTCGCTTTAGGAGTAGATTTTGGAATAGAGCTGTGGACTGGCGCTAAAACTAATCTACCTTAGTTCATTTTCTAAAGATCTTTTTAgcccattttatttttttgagcgAAGCTAAACATTTTGATTGAATTATAGTTTTAAAATAGGTGGATGTGAGCTCTGTCAAACAAACCCTTGGTTTTTTAGATGCTACTCCatttgtcccataatataagggatttcgAATTTttgcttacaacgtttgaccgctcgtcttattaaaatttttttaaattattatttattttatttgtgacttactttattatctacggtactttaagcacaactttttgttttttatatttgaaaaaaattaaataagacgagtggtcaaacgttgcaagtaaaaactcaaaatcccttatattgtgggacggagggagtacaagccTTTCGTACTTTTTATCTTACGGATTACGGATGATCACAATAACGTTTCTTGAGCTCCCACGTGATGCCTTCAGAAGAATTACTTGTTCTTACATATTGACATCATCAATGATTCATTACATTTTGAACATTATTTTAGAATTGACCAAAGTTTTGTAAGTTACTGCAGTACTGaaattaacaaattaattaattgtatggGGGCAAATAATATACACATATTCACTTGTAAGCACTGTATTATTCACTGAAATatgttaattattatttttgcatattattattttaattaattactcaatCATAACTCATAACTCATAAGTAATATGATTGAGTACACTTTCACAAAATTCATTTTAGTTTCTCAACAAATGATATTCTACTATTTGAGTAAAGAAGTTGCATCGACCAGAGAAAGTTTCCTGTAGCTTTATGAAAACTTTTTGATAACTTAAATACCTGAGAGTTGGAGATGCGTGGAAACCCAACAcctagaagttttttttttaaaaaaaagagtattttttttaaaaaaaaatacaacttaATTAACAAAACTATCATTTTGATGCAACATTAGCTACAACGATAGTGTGAgaaattatcataaaaataaCTGTAGCAGTATATAACGTAAaaattatagttttgtgataatttctcACGTTATTATTGTAGCAAACTGAAATATTTAGCCAATGTTGTAGCAGACGGATAGTTTTTGAGCCCGACCTTGCCTCCGCCTCGGGCGTACTGTAGTCCGGTCCGGCCTCAGACAAAACCctcgctgcctcctcctcctcctccacggccgTCGCCATGTCCttgccacgccacgccgccttCTACTGgccgcgcctccgcgccgccgaccgGGACGATGTCAGAGCCGCCGAGATGGGCCACGGCCTGGACCCGGAGGGGATCACGATCACCCCGCTCATGGACATGGTGCTCGGCTTCCTCTACCAGTCCATCCCCAGGCCGcccgtctccgcctccgcctccctctccgccgccaccggcgacggcgacggcgaccgcatCAGCCTCCTCCCCGACGACATCCTCCGCGCCGTCGTCTCCCGCCTCCCCGCCAAGGACGGTGCGCGCACCGCCGTGCTCTCCTCCCGCTGGCGCCGCCTCTGGCGCTCCACCCCGCTCGTCCTCGTCGACACCCACCTCCTCCTGCGGCGGGGGGGAggccgccccgcgcgcgcgggcgccgcctcgcgcgccgtcgccgacgccgtctcCCGCGTCCTGGAGGCGCACCCGGGGCCCTTCCCCTTCGTCAGCCTCTCCTGCAGCTTCATCGGCGACGACGCGCagagcggcgtggcggcgcggtggctcgacctcctcgccgccaaggGCGTCGAGCACCTCGTCTTCGTCAACCGCCCCTGCCCGCTCCCCGGTGTGACCCTCCCCGCCGCGCTCTTCAACTGCTCCTCACTCCGCCGCCTCTACATCGGCTCATGGGAGCTCCCCGACACCGCCtccatccctctccctcgcgccgccgccgccgccgccttccccaacCTGCGGGAGCTCGTCCTCGGGTGCGTGGTCATGGTTGACGGCGACCTCCCCTATCTGCTCGCCGCGAGCCCTGCTCTGGAGACCCTCGCCGTGTTCGGGATCCTCAACACGCTGCGGGCGCGCCTCTCCAGCGGCAGCCTACGGTGCGCGCAGTTCTGCTTGTCGTTCATGGAGGAAGTGGCCGTGCTGGATGCTCCGCGCCTCGAGCGGCTATTCCTCTGGAGAAACATCAAGAACACCAGGGTCAAGATTGGCCATGCTCCTCAGCTTCGTATGCTTGGTTACCTGCAGCCAGGAGTGCACCAACTGGAGATCGGTAACACCATCATCAAGGTGAAGATCAAGCCTGATTGTTGTTTCGATGATATGCGCGTCGTATCAAAGTAGACAGACCATGTTTATTTTGGGCAATGGATGAGTTAAATGCCTGATGAAATGTGTACTCAATCTGTTCCTGGGTGCATATTGCAGGCAAGAACAATTGTGAGGCCAGGCACCACTGTCCCGAGCGTCAATATGCTGGCCTTGCACCTGCATTTCGGAGTTCGGAATGAAGTGAAAATGCTGCCCAGCTTCCTCAGATGCTTTCCCAACGTTGAGACGCTGTGTGTCGAGGTGGAGTCAAATCCTCCTTTCCCTGCACTTGTTGTTTCTTCCATCATCATTACTGCATTGCATCAGATCGTTGCTTCTGTGCTTCATAGTGCATTACTAGTATATGGTATTTATCAGTGTCTTTTACAAAGCAGTAAAAATTGATAATTACTTATCTGACTAAGTGGAACAGTGGCATAAGATCACAATTAGCTACTATATGTAATGTGAACACCTCGTGAATGATTAATTGGCCCAATAATCTGTTGTACTAGTGGTAGGCCCCATCCATTGCTCCAAGGTGCATGTAAAAGATGCTGATTGTGCAAATTGTTTGCAGTCATCTATCAAAATTTAAGTATAGCAACCATGAGGATCACTGCATGTTCCATCGactaaattgatttttaatatgTTTCTTACAACATCATGTACTAGCTTCCAGTGACAATTGATACATGAGCAATTGTGAAAAATGCACTacttatttttatatgttaACAATGGAAACCAGCTCACCAATTGGGCCAACTTTGTCAACACATATTGCCCCAAAACCTTTCTCTTATGCTTCATCAATACTAGAGAAATGTCTCGGCATTTATTTTGGAGAGCTACTATTAGGCTCAAAGCAGTAAAGCACATCTATGGTCCTTAATATTACTATCTATGTTGATATTTTACAGGGCTTATCTCATTTTAAAAAGTCTTTAAGGTTAAAGTTTGACCATTAATTGCTTGTAACTTAACAATTATAAAACCAACATTTTGTGAAAACACTTTGAAAATGAATCTATTGTGCTAATTTCTATACACTAAATGTACTTCTAAATTTGCTTCTAGTTTGACTAATTGTTggttaaaatatatatacaattaGACCTTTTGAAATCAAAATACACCTCATAAAAATCAACGAGGGAGTATGCAGTTGTCTATTCTCGCATGATAATTATgcacaaactttttttttctcgaaaacgcaGGAGAgctgcatttcatttcattaaggggaagaaaaaataatacaaaaacacaacacaaagaaaaaaccaaagTAGGAGTGCCCGAGCCCTCCTACCAAGACCCACACACACTAGACAACCCCGGGAGCTTAGTTGCCTAGATTAGCCGTCCCACTAAGGAGCTTTTGAAGGCGAGAAGCTCCAGCGACACCCCAAAGATGGCCCTCATTTTCTATCACTTGCAAGACCGTCGCTACTCTAGGATTGGCTTTATTGAAAACGCAGTCGTTGCGGTGCTTCCAAATCTCCCAAGCTACTAAGGTTACCAAGGAGTTAATCCCTTTTCGCACCTCCTTCGGCCGGTTCTTTGTTGCTTGGCTCCACCACCTCAGAAAGCGGTCGGTAGAGGGTTGAGGCGCAGCCTCGGCTAACCCTAGTCTCCAAAAGATTGCCGTCCAAACTTGGCGAGAAAAAACACAAGAGATCAAAATGTGTTGGATGGATTCTTCACTTTGATCACAAAGGGGGCAGATCACTGTGTGCTGCAGCCCACGCTTAGCTAGACGATCGGCTGTCCAACACCTATTATTGATGGCCAGCCAAATGAAGAATTTGCACCGGAGGGGAGCCCAACACTTCCAAATACGTTTCCAGGGAGCAAAATGAATCGAACCCAAGAAATAGGCTTCGTAAGTTGATTTGCAAGTGTAAACGCCATCTGCAGTAAGCTTCCAAACATGCTAATCCTGGACATCTTGTAGCAGCACCACCTCTTCTACTAGATCCCAAATGGCCAGGTACTCAGCAAGAACCTAGACCGAAAGCCCCCCTTGGATGTCAGCAACCCAACTTCTATTTGTCAAAGCTTGTGCCACAGAACGTTGCTTTCTTGCTCTTTTAGGGATTAAGGTGAAAAGATTAGGGGCTAGCTCAGCAATCATCTTTCCTTGCAGCCATCTGTCACTCCAAAACTTGGTATGTTCTCCATTTCCAAGGATAGTTTTGACAGAGACAGCAAAAAGAGAGTGGACATTTTTGGGCACATTGATGGATAAACCGGCCCAAGGCCTAGATGAGTCTGTTTTTTGCAGCCAAAGCCATCTCATGCGCAAAGCCCACCCCATCTTTTGGAGATTAAGAATACCAAGTCCCCCTAAAGACAGGGGTCGACACACTCGATCCCAAGAGACCAAGCAGTTTCCTCCATTTGCATTGTCACTCCCTTTCCATAAAAAACCACGGCGCCTCTTGTCAATGGCTTTAAGCACCCATTTAGGAAGATCCAGTGCCATCATTGCGTAAATAGGGATGGCTGAAAGAACCGCCCTAACAGCTGTGAGCCGGCCAGCTTTATTCATCAAGGAAGCTTTCCAACCCGGGAGATTGTTCGCTACTTTGTCCACTAAAGGCAGCAGGTCAGCCTTGGTTGGTTTCCGAATTGTAAGAGGAAGCCCAAGATAATTGCAAGGAAAACTGGACATTTGACAAGACAACTCATTGGAAATTAACACCAAATCATTTTCCAAACAGTGAATCGGAGTGCAAGAACTCTTCATCATATTGGTCTTTAGCCCTGAGACTTCGCCAAAGAACTCCAAAATTTGCTTTATAAGAGATAGGTCCCCAATTGTAGGTTGCAAAAACATGACCACGTCATCCGCATACAAGGAAATCCGATGAGTTGTTTGCGGGACAGCGAGAGGTTCCAAAAGCACATCATGATCAGCACGAGCTACAATAGAATTCAGCACATCCATAACCAAGATAAAGAGCATTGGTGATAGTGGATCTCCTTGCCGGAGACCCCTGCAGTGGTCAATAACCTGACCGGGCTCCCCATTGACCAAAACTCTCGTTGATGAAGTTGACAGCAAGAGGCATAGCATATTACACCAAATCCTCCCAAACCCCAAATGGCAAAGGACCTCCATAAGAAAAGACCAATCAACTGAATCAAAAGCCTTAGAGATATCAAGTTTAAACATCACATGAGCCTTTTTACTGCTGTGCAGCCTTCTAACCATTTGTTGGACAAGTAGAAAATTGTCATGGATGCTTCTACCCTTTATAAAGGCACTTTGGTTTATCGAGACCATAGCCGGGAGCAAAGGAGCCAGCCGGTTTGCCATTAGTTTCGCAACCAGCTTGGCAAAACTGTGAATAAGGCTAATGGGGCGATAATCCTTCACAAAAGCCGCATCAACTTTTTTTGGCAAGAGAGAGATAAAGGCTGTGTTAAGAAGCTTAAATTTATCCACGTGACCACAGTGAATTGTCGAAAGGGCCAGCATCACATCATTTTTGATAATATCCCAACAAGATCTATAGAATCTACCCGTAAAACCATCGGGCCCAGGGGCTTTATCAAGCGGCAAATCTTTAATAGTTTTCCAGACCTCTTGTTCCGAGAAAGGATCTTCTAAAAAGGCCAGATCATGCTGAGCTAACCCAATTTTAGATAAATCAAGGGAGAACTCCCTCTGACTAGCTGTCCCAAGAAGGTCCCTGTAGAAATCAAACACTGCCTCTTGCTTATCTTCCTGAGAGGTGAGAATTTGATCATCAACTTGCAGTTTGGGAAtaaaattctttttctttctaaatCTGGCATGCTGATGGAAATAAGAAGTGTTGGCATCCCCCTCACGAAGATACAGGACCCTGGATTGCAATCTAGCAATGGTCCGCTCTAGAGAAGCTAAACCAAGACAATGTAATTTCAGTTTTTTCCTCAGCCAATCCTCACCGACTGACAGAGCCCGAGAATCTCTTGCAATTTCCAAACGGTGGAGCACTTCCTTTGCCATTCCAAGCTGAAGCTTGACATTGCCCACTTTTTTGCTGCTCCATTTTTGAAGTCCTTTTGTTGAGACGTATTAATTTGAGATAAAAACGCTCCACTGGGCAAGCAGCCCTCAAATGCGCCCCCCAATTTTCCTCTACCAACAACTGAAAACCATTGAGTTTGGGCCAAAAACTTTCGAAATGAAATCTTCTTTTTCCCTGTACTCTAACCTTTAGGCCAAGAATCAAAGGACAATGATCAGAAATTACAGAAGCAGAACTTTGCAAAAGTGAATCGGGGAAATATCCTCCCAGTCCGATGAGCAGAAAACCCGATCGAGACGGACCAAGGTTGGCACTGTTCGCTCATTAGACCAAGTATATTTGCGTCCCAAGAGAGGAATTTCTTTCAACTCAACATCATCTAGGAGGCGTCGAAACCTCCCCATCAAAGCCCGGTTCAGGTTGTTATTGTTCTTATCAGCAGCTTGATAAATCAAGTTAAAGTCTCCTACCACAAGCCAAGGTCCAGCACAGAGAGCACGAATATCCCTTAACTCTTGTAAAAAGAGCACTTTGTCCTCATCCTCCTGAGGGCCATAGACTCCTGTTAGCCACCAATTGTGACCATCAAGGTTACTGAAATGAACTGACAGGGAGAAAGAATCCACACGGGAGGAAATAACTTGGCAAACCGAACTTTCCACGCGACCAGAACACCCCCACAAGTGCCAACAGTCGGAAGAGTTACGAAATTATCAAATCTTGACCCAAAAACTGAGAGGAACAGACGCTGAGAGAAGGCTGCACACTTAGTTTCCTGAATGCAAACAATATCCGCATTGGAAGAAAGAACAACATCACGAACTGAATTATGCCTGTCAGGACTGTTAAGCCCCCGCACATTCCACACCAGAATATTAGAGGGAACTGACATGGAGAAAACCTTTTTTAGAAAGAGAGACCACTGGACCAGGGAAAAAATGAGCAGCTCAAGCAACACAAAGCAGGTCCGAGGGATGGACCTGATCCCCCTCATTATGCACAAACTTAAATCTAACACAGAAAATAGAGCACTACGTATTCGGAGCCTTTGGAAGAAATAGTTACATACTTGGCATCATCAATGATTCATTACATTTGGAACATCGTTCTAGAACAGACCAAAGTTTCGCAACTTCTTGCAGTGGTGAaatcaacaaattaattaattttacgGGGCAAATAATATACCTATGCACTGTTGACATTGGTCAGTGGTTATATGCTTGAGTAGGCTTTCGCAAATATTCACTCTAGTTTGTCGACAAAACGTTATTTGACTATATGAGTAAAAAAGTTTCATTGACCATACAAATTTTCCAGTATCTTTAGGCCTCTGATCACATCAGTTTTATGACCTTACGTCAATGCAGCTATTTCTTGCCATATTCTATAAACCAATTGCAAGCtttaaattttgtgaaaaaatgaATGTTTAGCTTGGTTGAAAGCTTCAATTTATTGTTGTGTCATTTGAAGGAAATTACTGTATGTATTGTCTATTCGGATTAGCTTTTTAAGCAATGATTATGCCAAAATTATGAGTTAAGTATATCGAGGAGTGTCATCATCAAGGACATAAACATATTAGCCTTGCATTCTTTAATCACTCGGCGGTACCTTACCTGCTTGACGACCATATACCTCTTTTACTACTCTGCTAGATATAGGCATATAGCTGATTTTGCATTGGTATTGATTTTCAGTCTGAAGAAGCACCTGGACGCACTAGCAACATTGATGTCAACTTCTGGCAGGAGGCCGGCCCCATTGAATGTGTCCAGTCACACCTTAAGATGATGATCTTACGGGAGTTCCAAGGGGAGGAAAGCGAGCTTTCCTTCCTCAAGTTCGTCGGCGAGAATGCTCGAGTGCTGGAGAAGATGGTGATTGTGATGAAACTTGGAAGGTACTCTGCACCGGAAGAGGTGGCAGCCAAAGTGATGGATCTGCAATCTGCTAAATGGGCAAGGGAAGGCAACAAACTGGGGTTCTTGATCAGTAGACTTCGTGCAGGGGGTAGCGCTTGGAGCCTCCGAGATGGAACTGATCTGTCATGTGATGATCCTTTTATGTGCCTCTGAATTCAGAGCTCAAATGAGGCTGGCTACGTACATATTTCGACACCCAAGATTTCACCTGCAGTAGGCTAGTAGCTATGGTGACTACTCCTAGATGCAAGGCACTGATTTAGATTGTTGTGCTGTCTTTTGGGTTGGACAGGATTCAACCAATTACATTTGTGGTGACTACTCCTAATTGCTGGATTTCTATCCACTATTCCCCCAAACAAAAGAGTATCATGCCACATGTTTCTATCTGAATCTGAATGACAGAATGGTACTCTCTGAGTTCCATGCTTCGTACACCCTTTGTGAAaaggcatgtagcctagtggatGTAGTGACCTGAATAGTACCCCAGGGTCCTAAGTTTAAATCTCCATAGGATTGAATTTCAGATTGGATTATTTGAGAGCTAAGTTTCCtatttgataggctaagttcctaatttaaaatgGCTGCATATATTGCTGAGTAAAAAAATGCctttctcttatatatatatataaaaaaaaaagctgtggCTCCGGACGAAGTGAGTCAGGTAGGTGAAATCCACCGTTGCGGGCCTACCAAAGCTGGGCCCACGAACGTAGTCGTTGAGCGCGAAAAGGTCAGCCCAGGAGGCCCATCGAGATATGGACCCCAGTTAGGCCCAGAAAGTTCATGGCCTGGTTTAAGTCGATCTATGGCCGTTGAATCAAAAAAACGAACGGTCACTATTCTGCGGCTATATATAGCCGCTTGCATGGCGCGCTCCGGTTGCctctcgccgcgccggcgccggcgagggtcgccgccggtggccgtgaGAAAGTTCCGGCGACTCGAttgaccgccgccgacgccgggaACAACTTCCCTCGCAAACGGACGGTGCcgacttcgccggcggcgagtttGGC
This region includes:
- the LOC127761792 gene encoding putative F-box/FBD/LRR-repeat protein At5g22670 — encoded protein: MSLPRHAAFYWPRLRAADRDDVRAAEMGHGLDPEGITITPLMDMVLGFLYQSIPRPPVSASASLSAATGDGDGDRISLLPDDILRAVVSRLPAKDGARTAVLSSRWRRLWRSTPLVLVDTHLLLRRGGGRPARAGAASRAVADAVSRVLEAHPGPFPFVSLSCSFIGDDAQSGVAARWLDLLAAKGVEHLVFVNRPCPLPGVTLPAALFNCSSLRRLYIGSWELPDTASIPLPRAAAAAAFPNLRELVLGCVVMVDGDLPYLLAASPALETLAVFGILNTLRARLSSGSLRCAQFCLSFMEEVAVLDAPRLERLFLWRNIKNTRVKIGHAPQLRMLGYLQPGVHQLEIGNTIIKARTIVRPGTTVPSVNMLALHLHFGVRNEVKMLPSFLRCFPNVETLCVESEEAPGRTSNIDVNFWQEAGPIECVQSHLKMMILREFQGEESELSFLKFVGENARVLEKMVIVMKLGRYSAPEEVAAKVMDLQSAKWAREGNKLGFLISRLRAGGSAWSLRDGTDLSCDDPFMCL
- the LOC127761579 gene encoding zinc finger protein CONSTANS-LIKE 3-like; the encoded protein is MEMELGLGRYWGVGGRRCGACAVAPAAVHCRTCDGGGGGGGYLCAGCDAEHGRAGHERVWVCEVCELAPAAVTCKADAAALCAACDSDIHDANPLARRHERVPVHPIGSSAAPPPDALLLGGENDAAAAVDGGGGGKEVKLDFLFADFMDPYLGGSPELARFPHADSVVPNHNGSAGPAMELGFAGGGGAAVKPSYSSYTAASLGNSGSSSEVGLVPDAICGGGGGIIELDFAQSKAAYLPYASTPSHSMSSSMDMGVAAPEMSDGAAAAAGRAYAAEGRAARLMRYREKRKNRRFEKTIRYASRKAYAETRPRVKGRFAKRADDHDAAAPPPQIMLDFAGYGVVPTF